In Elusimicrobiota bacterium, the DNA window GCGCTATGCTGGCTTTGGCGGCTCTCGCGGCGGGCTGCGCCCCGCCTCCCGTGCGCCAAAATACCTGGACCAGCGTCATGCCGGCTGCGGTGTCGCCCTACGCCGGCGCGACGGCGGCCGTCGTCTATTCCGAGAACACGAAAAGCGCCTTGGAATACCTGCGCAAGTCGACCTTCGGCCAATTCGATCCCGACGCGGTGTTCGCTTCCGTCTTCGCGGCTTTCGACAAGGACTTCAAACGAGCCGTCCGGATATCGAGGCTGGAAGAGGCCAAGGGGTCGGGCGCCGACGTCGTCATCGTCGTCGATTTCTACGCGGTGCTTTCGACGAATAAATTCAGCCCGACCAAGATGGACGTCACGGCCGCGGTCTTGACCCTCGACGGCCGTCAGATAGATCGGCTCGTCGTCCACTCCGAAAGCCGTCAGTCGTGGTCGGCTGTCTCGCGTCCCTACGGGGCGGCGGTGGAACAGGGGGCCAAAGACCTCGGAGCGCAGCTCGAGGAGCGACTGACGGCGTCGTCGAAGCTGCAGGACTTCCTGGGTTCCCGGCAAGAGCCGCCCGCCGCGCGTCTGGTCGCGGCGAGCCCCGCGCCGGCCCCGGCTTTGCCCGTCTCCCCTTCGCCGGGTTTTTCTTCGCCCGAGAGGCCTGACGACCTCGCCGTCATCGTCGGCATCGAATCCTACTCCGACATCCCGGCCAAGGCGCCGTACGCTGAGCGCGACGCGGACGCGTTCAAGGCATACGTCCGGGCTCTCGGCGTGCCCGAACGCAACATCGCCCTGCTCAAGGGCTCTAAAGCGGGCAGGGCGTCGCTCGTGAAGAACGTCGAGCAATGGCTTCCGCGCCTGGCCAAGGCCGACAGCCG includes these proteins:
- a CDS encoding caspase family protein codes for the protein MMMKAACCAMLALAALAAGCAPPPVRQNTWTSVMPAAVSPYAGATAAVVYSENTKSALEYLRKSTFGQFDPDAVFASVFAAFDKDFKRAVRISRLEEAKGSGADVVIVVDFYAVLSTNKFSPTKMDVTAAVLTLDGRQIDRLVVHSESRQSWSAVSRPYGAAVEQGAKDLGAQLEERLTASSKLQDFLGSRQEPPAARLVAASPAPAPALPVSPSPGFSSPERPDDLAVIVGIESYSDIPAKAPYAERDADAFKAYVRALGVPERNIALLKGSKAGRASLVKNVEQWLPRLAKADSRVYFYFSGHGAPDVKTGLAYLVPWDGDPNFLESTAYPVAQLYRKLGELPAKQVLVAMDSCFSGMGGRSVLASGARPLIGKVETGGAPAKLTVLAASAANEISGSLDDKGHGAFTYFLLQGLGAGKTTPKALADYLTPRVQDEARRLNRDQTPQLQGDGSWSLR